In Janibacter sp. CX7, a single genomic region encodes these proteins:
- a CDS encoding CrcB family protein codes for MTALLVALGAALGVLCRHLAVERLRGAGATTAGAVLVVNATGSLLLGLVAGHASGASPGWLLPLVGVGFCGAYTTFATHAVEVASALRTGRTRHALTDLGLNLALGLLLVSIGWAVTA; via the coding sequence GTGACCGCCCTGCTCGTCGCCCTCGGCGCCGCGCTCGGGGTCCTGTGCCGGCACCTGGCCGTCGAGCGTCTGCGCGGAGCGGGTGCGACGACCGCCGGGGCGGTGCTCGTCGTCAACGCGACCGGCTCGCTGCTCCTCGGTCTCGTCGCGGGCCATGCCTCGGGCGCCTCGCCGGGGTGGCTGCTCCCGCTCGTCGGCGTCGGCTTCTGCGGCGCCTACACGACCTTCGCCACGCACGCGGTCGAGGTGGCGAGCGCCCTGCGGACCGGCCGGACCCGCCACGCGCTGACCGACCTCGGGCTCAACCTCGCCCTGGGCCTGCTGCTCGTCTCGATCGGCTGGGCCGTCACCGCGTGA
- a CDS encoding superoxide dismutase: protein MYTLPDLPYDYGALEPAMSGEILELHHDKHHATYVKGANDTTEKIAEARDKGDLSGIVGLEKTLAFNVSGHVLHSIFWENLSPDGGDKPDGALGTAIDEHFGSFDKFRAQLTAATQTTQGSGWGVLAWEPIGKRLLVTQVYDHHGNVAAGMTPLLAFDAWEHAYYLQYKNVKPDYIEKLWDIVNWNDVSARLEKATKA from the coding sequence ATGTACACCCTTCCCGATCTTCCCTACGACTACGGCGCCCTCGAGCCCGCCATGAGCGGCGAGATCCTCGAGCTGCACCACGACAAGCACCACGCGACCTATGTCAAGGGCGCCAACGACACCACCGAGAAGATCGCCGAGGCGCGCGACAAGGGTGACCTCTCCGGCATCGTCGGTCTCGAGAAGACCTTGGCCTTCAACGTCTCCGGTCACGTGCTGCACTCGATCTTCTGGGAGAACCTCTCCCCGGACGGGGGCGACAAGCCCGACGGCGCCCTCGGCACCGCGATCGACGAGCACTTCGGCTCCTTCGACAAGTTCCGCGCGCAGCTGACCGCCGCGACGCAGACGACGCAGGGCTCCGGCTGGGGCGTCCTCGCCTGGGAGCCGATCGGCAAGCGTCTCCTGGTCACGCAGGTCTACGACCACCACGGCAACGTCGCTGCCGGCATGACGCCGCTCCTGGCCTTCGACGCCTGGGAGCACGCGTACTACCTGCAGTACAAGAACGTGAAGCCGGACTACATCGAGAAGCTCTGGGACATCGTCAACTGGAACGACGTCTCCGCGCGCCTGGAGAAGGCCACCAAGGCCTGA
- a CDS encoding CrcB family protein, whose product MSQGVVAWGDAGASKGSTVAAVAVGGVIGSLGRWGVGEVAGGAHWATLLVNVTGGLAMGLLVAWLAAGPQHPLARPFLTVGLLGGWTTYSSFALDAHALGGDGLGGLLGYVAATLVLGVGAAVVGLVAGDRLWGSSPSADEVVAEEEL is encoded by the coding sequence ATGAGCCAGGGCGTCGTCGCATGGGGCGATGCAGGAGCGTCGAAGGGGAGCACTGTCGCCGCCGTCGCGGTGGGCGGCGTCATCGGGTCGCTCGGGCGCTGGGGCGTCGGCGAGGTCGCCGGCGGCGCGCACTGGGCGACCCTGCTCGTCAACGTCACGGGTGGCCTCGCGATGGGACTGCTCGTCGCATGGCTCGCGGCGGGGCCACAGCACCCGCTGGCGCGCCCCTTCCTCACCGTCGGGCTGCTCGGCGGGTGGACCACCTACTCGAGCTTCGCCCTGGACGCGCACGCGCTCGGCGGCGACGGTCTCGGCGGGCTGCTCGGCTATGTCGCCGCGACGCTCGTGCTCGGCGTCGGGGCGGCCGTCGTCGGGCTGGTCGCCGGTGACCGGCTCTGGGGCAGCAGCCCGTCCGCCGACGAGGTCGTCGCGGAGGAGGAGCTGTGA
- a CDS encoding pyridoxal phosphate-dependent aminotransferase, producing MRQIRQSRKLKDVRYDVRGPILVEAQRLEAEGHKILKLNIGNTAPFGFEAPEAIVADMTRHLPDAQGYVDSKGIYSARTAVAQYYQSRGLKDTTVEDVYIGNGVSELISMVLQAFVDDGNEILVPAPDYPLWTGAVSLAGGTPVHYRCDEDNGWNPDLADIESKITEHTQALVIINPNNPTGAVYSPEIVRGLIDIARRHDLVVMADEIYEKIVFDDAVHHHAAEYAGDDVLCLTFSGLSKAYRVCGYRAGWVMISGPKHEAADFLEGLTLLSNMRMCANVPAQHAIQTALGGYQSINELIVPGGRYHDQIKLASRLLNEIPGVSCVEPRGALYCFPRLDPEVYPIEDDEAFVIDLLRAKKILVTHGTGFNWPDTDHFRLVTLPDEDVLTEAIGRIAEHLESIRA from the coding sequence ATGCGCCAGATCCGCCAGAGCCGCAAGCTGAAGGACGTCCGCTACGACGTGCGGGGCCCGATCCTCGTCGAGGCCCAGCGCCTCGAGGCCGAGGGCCACAAGATCCTCAAGCTCAACATCGGCAACACCGCCCCCTTCGGCTTCGAGGCCCCGGAGGCGATCGTCGCCGACATGACGCGGCACCTGCCGGACGCCCAGGGCTATGTCGACAGCAAGGGGATCTACTCGGCGCGCACCGCCGTCGCGCAGTACTACCAGTCCCGCGGACTCAAGGACACGACCGTCGAGGACGTCTACATCGGCAACGGCGTCTCCGAGCTCATCTCGATGGTGCTGCAGGCCTTCGTCGACGACGGCAACGAGATCCTCGTCCCGGCGCCCGACTACCCGCTGTGGACCGGCGCGGTCTCGCTCGCCGGTGGTACCCCCGTGCACTACCGGTGCGACGAGGACAACGGGTGGAACCCCGACCTGGCCGACATCGAGTCGAAGATCACCGAGCACACCCAGGCGCTCGTCATCATCAACCCCAACAACCCGACCGGCGCGGTCTATTCGCCCGAGATCGTCCGCGGCCTCATCGACATCGCCCGGCGCCACGACCTCGTCGTCATGGCCGACGAGATCTACGAGAAGATCGTCTTCGACGACGCGGTCCACCACCACGCGGCCGAGTACGCCGGCGACGACGTGCTCTGCCTGACCTTCTCCGGGCTGTCCAAGGCCTACCGGGTCTGCGGCTACCGCGCCGGCTGGGTGATGATCTCCGGGCCCAAGCACGAGGCGGCCGACTTCCTCGAGGGCCTGACGCTCCTGTCCAACATGCGCATGTGCGCCAATGTCCCCGCGCAGCACGCGATCCAGACCGCGCTCGGTGGCTACCAGTCGATCAACGAGCTCATCGTCCCCGGCGGTCGCTACCACGACCAGATCAAGCTCGCCTCGCGCCTGCTCAACGAGATCCCCGGCGTCAGCTGTGTCGAGCCGCGCGGGGCGCTCTACTGCTTCCCGCGGCTCGACCCCGAGGTCTACCCGATCGAGGACGACGAGGCCTTCGTCATCGACCTGCTGCGCGCCAAGAAGATCCTCGTCACCCACGGCACCGGCTTCAACTGGCCCGACACCGACCACTTCCGGCTCGTGACGCTGCCCGACGAGGACGTGCTCACCGAGGCGATCGGCCGGATCGCGGAGCACCTCGAGTCGATCCGCGCATGA
- a CDS encoding MarR family winged helix-turn-helix transcriptional regulator, with translation MTDRDPIAAAHDQWVTHGWTDAADGMALITSVVRAQQLVHERVEAVLRPHDLTFARFEILRLLAFSRRREMPMSRLGSLLQVHATSVTSAVVRLEKQGLVERRQSPDDGRVVLASITAKGANLVESATQDLNAQVFSSPGLAETEVRQATALLSSLRAAHGDTVG, from the coding sequence ATGACCGATCGCGACCCCATCGCCGCCGCCCACGACCAGTGGGTGACGCACGGGTGGACCGACGCGGCGGACGGCATGGCCCTGATCACCTCGGTGGTCCGCGCGCAGCAGCTGGTGCACGAGCGGGTCGAGGCGGTGCTGCGACCGCACGACCTGACCTTCGCGCGCTTCGAGATCCTGCGGCTGCTCGCCTTCAGCCGGCGCCGCGAGATGCCGATGAGCCGGCTCGGGTCGCTGCTGCAGGTGCACGCGACGAGCGTGACGAGCGCCGTGGTCCGGCTCGAGAAGCAGGGTCTGGTCGAGCGCCGGCAGAGCCCCGACGACGGTCGCGTCGTCCTGGCCTCGATCACGGCGAAGGGGGCGAACCTCGTCGAGTCCGCGACGCAGGACCTGAACGCCCAGGTCTTCTCCTCCCCCGGCCTGGCGGAGACGGAGGTGCGGCAGGCGACGGCGCTGCTGTCCTCCCTTCGCGCCGCGCACGGCGACACGGTGGGCTGA